In the genome of Acidobacteriota bacterium, the window TGCCAGAACTACGACATCAGTCATGGCCGTGAAGGGAGGGAGTTCCAGGCAGAACAGATCGCCGCCATGATGCTCTCCCTCCAGAGGCTCGGCTGCCACAACATCAACTTCGTCACGCCAACGCATGTGACTCCTCAAATCATGAAGGCGATCCTCTTCGCCATCGAGAACGGCCTCAACATCCCATTCGTCTATAACTGTGGTGGATACGAATCTGTTGAGACGCTCAGACTCCTCGACGGAGTGATTGACATCTACATGCCCGACATGAAGTATTCCGACTCGAATGTAGCCGAAGAATTGTCGAATGCTCCCGATTATCCAGAAGTCTCGCGCGACGCACTGAAGGAAATGCATCGTCAGGTCGGCGATCTCTCCATGGATAAAAGAGGGATCGCCAAGAAGGGCCTCCTCATCAGACACCTTGTCATGCCGGAAGGAAAGGCGGGTACGGGAGATACGATGAGGTTCATCGCCACTGAGATATCGATGGATTCCTACGTCAACGTCATGGACCAGTACCACCCCTGCTACCAGGCTCATCGTATCAAGGGACTGGATCGTCGCATCACCAGCGATGAATATGAAGAGGCCATCACCATCGCC includes:
- a CDS encoding radical SAM protein, which produces MEISVKELQERIEKAYAILGDCALCPRRCRVNRLDGEVKFCGIGREAIVSSFAPHFGEEQPLVGFHGSGTIFFAGCNLLCSFCQNYDISHGREGREFQAEQIAAMMLSLQRLGCHNINFVTPTHVTPQIMKAILFAIENGLNIPFVYNCGGYESVETLRLLDGVIDIYMPDMKYSDSNVAEELSNAPDYPEVSRDALKEMHRQVGDLSMDKRGIAKKGLLIRHLVMPEGKAGTGDTMRFIATEISMDSYVNVMDQYHPCYQAHRIKGLDRRITSDEYEEAITIARKYGLYRGF